A genomic segment from Rhodospirillum centenum SW encodes:
- a CDS encoding TonB-dependent siderophore receptor, with protein MVFINPVVDFALGEKTRLLLDYEYRETDSRYQRDAYPQVRDLAGVGIRYADAGTRYSPIFPDDRNIITAQNLELRLTHEVGEDTTLRLVGAHTEIDSDQFNMIGWAMVPGSDRLLERRNYLELNHQDTDFVFADLSTRFDTRWMTHQVILGGQYLRREGESFGRTGAYAPAIDVLNPPTDPAVRYYRPETRDQLAAGAVFVESAPTESKGFFVTDQITLADDRTHILVGARYDDLNGTDNTTPQAGVNYTVNDWLSVYGLYSESFRLNASYTLQSGEVRTFDPESGINKEIGLKLDLFDRRLSGTVALFNLTRENVLQVIASDDPLKPIFNLSGEERSKGVEIDIAGRIGPDFTVFASYAYTDSEVLTSTNPALVGAPLEGVAKNAVSVFGKYDFGAVGPGDLSANAGLLWRQGPILMTNNTPGNTPFAADSYTVLDAGLDYVLPSGLALSLKVTNLTDEAYMDRRAAYAAPRRINLVVRKEF; from the coding sequence ATGGTCTTCATCAATCCCGTGGTCGATTTCGCCCTCGGTGAGAAGACGCGGCTGCTGCTGGACTATGAATACCGGGAGACCGATTCCCGCTATCAGCGCGACGCCTATCCGCAGGTGCGCGACCTTGCCGGCGTGGGCATCCGCTACGCCGATGCCGGCACGCGCTACAGCCCGATCTTCCCCGACGACCGCAACATCATCACGGCGCAGAACCTGGAACTGCGTCTGACGCACGAGGTCGGGGAGGACACGACTCTGCGCCTCGTCGGCGCCCACACCGAGATCGACAGCGATCAGTTCAACATGATCGGCTGGGCCATGGTCCCGGGGTCGGACCGTCTGCTGGAGCGGCGCAACTACCTGGAACTGAACCACCAGGACACCGACTTCGTCTTCGCGGATCTCTCCACGCGCTTCGACACGCGCTGGATGACCCATCAGGTGATCCTGGGCGGGCAGTATCTGCGCCGCGAGGGCGAGAGCTTCGGCAGGACGGGGGCGTATGCGCCGGCGATCGACGTCCTGAACCCGCCGACGGACCCGGCCGTGCGCTACTACCGTCCGGAGACGCGGGACCAGCTGGCCGCCGGGGCCGTGTTCGTGGAGAGCGCCCCGACGGAGTCCAAGGGCTTCTTCGTCACCGATCAGATCACGCTGGCCGACGACCGCACCCACATCCTCGTCGGGGCGCGGTATGACGATCTGAACGGGACCGACAACACGACGCCGCAGGCCGGCGTCAACTACACGGTCAACGACTGGCTCTCGGTCTACGGGCTCTACAGCGAGTCCTTCCGCCTGAACGCCTCCTACACCCTGCAGAGCGGCGAGGTGCGGACCTTCGATCCGGAATCCGGCATCAACAAGGAGATCGGCCTCAAGCTCGACCTGTTCGACCGCCGTCTGTCGGGCACCGTGGCGCTGTTCAATCTGACACGCGAAAACGTGCTTCAGGTCATCGCCAGCGACGATCCGCTGAAGCCGATCTTCAACCTCTCCGGCGAGGAGCGGTCCAAGGGCGTGGAGATCGACATCGCGGGCCGCATCGGCCCGGACTTCACGGTCTTCGCCTCCTACGCCTATACGGACTCCGAGGTGCTGACCAGCACCAACCCGGCCCTGGTGGGCGCCCCGCTGGAGGGGGTGGCGAAGAACGCCGTCTCGGTCTTCGGCAAGTACGACTTCGGCGCGGTCGGCCCCGGCGATCTCTCGGCGAATGCCGGTCTGCTGTGGCGTCAGGGCCCGATCCTGATGACCAACAACACGCCGGGCAACACCCCGTTCGCCGCCGACAGCTACACCGTGCTGGATGCCGGCCTGGACTATGTCCTGCCCAGCGGCCTCGCCCTGTCGCTCAAGGTCACCAACCTGACCGACGAGGCGTACATGGACCGGCGTGCCGCCTATGCTGCGCCGCGCCGGATCAATCTGGTGGTGCGCAAGGAGTTCTGA
- a CDS encoding RNA polymerase sigma factor: protein MRQQQAELLSFISRRVRDPWMSDDIVQETFVRFLSIGAPGGVGNRMAWMKQVALNLIRDHFRRVARQPTEMLGDEIADPDCPPDEAAIRQERVAMFAQALDRLPPLRRTIFIRRKLHGESSRAVAESLCLTESAVDQHVARAMLTLQSEIMKKTSRGKRA, encoded by the coding sequence ATGCGTCAGCAGCAGGCAGAACTCCTGAGTTTCATCTCCCGGCGCGTCCGGGATCCCTGGATGAGCGACGATATTGTTCAGGAGACATTCGTACGCTTTCTGAGCATCGGCGCTCCCGGCGGGGTCGGGAACAGGATGGCCTGGATGAAACAGGTGGCCCTCAACCTGATCCGCGACCATTTCCGCCGGGTAGCGCGCCAGCCGACGGAAATGCTGGGCGACGAGATCGCCGATCCCGACTGCCCGCCCGACGAGGCCGCCATCCGGCAGGAGCGGGTGGCGATGTTCGCACAGGCCCTTGACCGGCTGCCCCCCTTGCGGCGCACCATCTTCATCCGGCGCAAGCTCCATGGCGAAAGCTCCCGCGCCGTCGCCGAATCCCTGTGCTTGACGGAAAGTGCCGTGGATCAGCATGTGGCGAGGGCCATGCTCACCCTTCAGTCCGAAATCATGAAGAAGACGAGCCGGGGCAAGCGCGCATGA
- a CDS encoding STN domain-containing protein, translated as MTVGWFRAAATSLVAVSVMVGVAQAQAIRIDIPAGDLGPALTAFARASGLQILADPSMTDGLKTRGVSGEMAPREALEALFAGTGLGFELHGDAVIVRGTAPAPAEPAAPAPTRMKPEAAAAPAGEAMEELTITGYRVRATAGGTRIVTPLKDLPMSVQVVNQELIKDLGARKIEDAIRFVSGINKVNRNDNLGRGERSPSAASIPA; from the coding sequence ATGACAGTCGGATGGTTCCGTGCCGCGGCCACGTCGCTGGTCGCGGTGTCGGTGATGGTGGGCGTCGCGCAGGCGCAGGCGATCAGGATCGATATTCCCGCCGGCGATCTGGGGCCGGCCCTGACGGCCTTCGCCCGCGCCAGCGGGTTGCAGATCCTGGCCGATCCGTCGATGACGGACGGGCTGAAGACGCGCGGCGTGTCCGGCGAGATGGCGCCGCGGGAAGCGCTGGAGGCGCTGTTCGCCGGGACGGGGCTGGGTTTCGAGTTGCACGGCGACGCCGTGATCGTCCGCGGCACCGCCCCCGCCCCTGCGGAACCGGCGGCTCCCGCACCGACCCGGATGAAGCCGGAAGCCGCGGCCGCGCCTGCCGGGGAGGCGATGGAGGAACTGACGATCACCGGCTACCGCGTTCGCGCCACCGCCGGCGGCACCCGCATCGTCACGCCGCTCAAGGACCTGCCGATGAGCGTGCAGGTGGTCAACCAGGAGCTGATCAAGGATCTGGGCGCGCGCAAGATCGAGGATGCCATCCGCTTCGTGTCCGGCATCAACAAGGTCAACCGCAACGACAATCTCGGCCGCGGCGAACGTTCGCCATCCGCGGCTTCAATTCCAGCCTGA
- a CDS encoding FecR family protein, with translation MSRDRTAEQSRAREARAREETARWLATRLDAGEGDLDRDPWIAADPARRAAARDLLGLCNDPALHEAMRRADMAPTGTVRDDRRPSLAGVFAVLSRPRLAAAGCAVLLALLWIGAGLGDPAVTYRTDRGQSLTVALDDGSTLRLGGDTRLIVSLGRTERAAELRQGTVMFEVARDPARPFVIDTGDSRTEVLGTRFVLDRFSGGTELSVYSGRVRFSPADREGIEATAGQQVAVLAGRLGEVRRFEPDPAPWRSDWIETSGMSLGRLVEELNRWSDRPVELADPALKRLRVSGYFRLSETEKQLEGIALLHRLHLRRQADRYVLAPTAGDGKPY, from the coding sequence ATGAGCCGCGACCGTACCGCTGAACAGTCCCGCGCCCGTGAGGCCCGCGCCCGTGAGGAAACCGCCCGCTGGCTGGCGACGCGCCTGGACGCCGGGGAGGGCGACCTGGACCGGGATCCCTGGATCGCAGCCGATCCCGCCCGCCGCGCGGCGGCCCGGGACCTGCTCGGTCTCTGCAACGACCCGGCCCTGCATGAGGCGATGCGCCGGGCGGACATGGCCCCGACGGGAACGGTCCGGGACGACCGGCGGCCCTCCCTGGCGGGTGTCTTCGCCGTCCTCTCCCGCCCCCGGCTGGCCGCTGCCGGGTGCGCCGTGCTGCTGGCGCTGCTCTGGATCGGCGCCGGTCTCGGCGACCCGGCAGTGACCTACCGGACCGATCGGGGCCAGAGCCTGACCGTCGCGCTCGACGACGGGTCCACCCTCAGGCTCGGCGGCGACACCCGCCTGATCGTATCCCTGGGGCGGACGGAGCGCGCAGCCGAGCTGCGCCAGGGAACCGTCATGTTCGAGGTGGCGCGGGATCCGGCCCGGCCCTTCGTGATCGACACCGGCGACAGCCGGACGGAGGTGCTGGGCACCCGTTTCGTCCTGGACCGCTTCAGCGGCGGCACCGAACTGTCCGTCTATTCGGGGCGTGTCCGCTTCAGCCCCGCGGACCGGGAGGGGATCGAGGCGACGGCCGGGCAGCAGGTCGCCGTCCTGGCCGGCCGGCTGGGCGAGGTCCGGCGCTTCGAGCCGGACCCGGCCCCCTGGCGGAGCGACTGGATCGAGACCTCGGGGATGTCGCTCGGCCGCCTGGTCGAAGAACTCAACCGCTGGTCGGACCGTCCCGTGGAACTGGCCGATCCGGCCCTGAAGCGGCTGCGGGTCAGCGGCTATTTCCGCCTGTCCGAAACCGAGAAGCAGTTGGAAGGGATCGCTCTGCTGCATCGGCTGCATCTCCGGCGGCAGGCGGACCGCTACGTCCTCGCGCCGACCGCGGGCGACGGCAAACCGTATTAA
- a CDS encoding TonB-dependent receptor plug domain-containing protein — protein MRNGVPYNVFSDTANIQQIDVVKGANSILYGFNDPGGLINYITRAPQEAAYSVSRPSAPSTITGPRPMRPARCSATRATA, from the coding sequence ATGCGGAACGGCGTTCCCTACAACGTCTTCTCCGACACGGCGAACATCCAGCAGATCGACGTCGTCAAGGGCGCCAATTCCATCCTCTACGGCTTCAACGATCCGGGCGGGCTGATCAACTACATCACCCGGGCGCCGCAGGAGGCGGCCTACAGCGTGAGCAGACCATCGGCTCCTTCGACTATTACCGGACCGAGGCCGATGCGACCGGCCCGCTGTTCGGCGACACGCGCTACCGCCTGA